A window of Macadamia integrifolia cultivar HAES 741 unplaced genomic scaffold, SCU_Mint_v3 scaffold823, whole genome shotgun sequence genomic DNA:
AACCTATGGTCTTTGCACCTTGCGTTTGCTAATATATATACATCAGAGATTGTTTTCTGACCGAGAGTGCAGGACTGCGCCTAGAATCATGTTATGTCAGTCGAGTGCAATCCTACTTAGTTTTACTGTCTTAACTGTTGACTCGACCGAGTTGGAACATATTATAGAGGGGGTATTTCCTTCATAAACGCCAATTAGATATTCCTTCACCATGGGCATTAATAGGGTGAAATGGGTGTCATAAATCAGGAAGAAGTTTTTTTGACCTTTAACAAGTAGAAGAAATTATAATCAGTCTAATGAAGACAATTTTACACAAACCGGGCAGCAAGAATTTTCCTGCAAACTGTCAGCTTCGAAATGGAATCCCACTCTGATTAAGAGGTGTATTgaggggtggtggtggggggaaCACCAAAGGGGTTTTTGTGAACCCGTAGGAGAAGGGGATTATTCCATTTCTATGCATACGATTAGGCACAGTTGCCCGATTtgctggaaatttttttttcttctgaaaaaCTCTTcgagatagagagagatataccataAAAGGAAGAGGCAAAGCACTTGTAATTGCCTATTGGCCGAAGCTTTCAAAAACTGGTCCTTGGAACAAATACAAACGCAACCCCCCAGCAAGTTAGCAATTACGTGCGCTAGAGCCAGAATTGATGCTGCTGCCAACCCTAGCTTGAATGCACCATGGCTTGGTTCTTTACACTCGAAAATCGACACCCTTATATGTTTTGcctgaaaatttttaatttttttttttgaaaaataataaatcaggaaagaaaaaggaaaaccaaattCAAGAGGATAACCCAGAAAGTGATCATGTTCATGTCACTGATCATAATAGAAGCTATATATGACTGGACATTTTGCTCCTTTTCCATGTAGATCACAAAGCTCACTGACCTTGTTTTGTGCGATTTCAGCTTCAATGCCAAGTATTCCTGCCACAACATCCATGGCAAGTATAAAAAGACAAATGTATAAACCTGTAGCTCTTGCCATTCTTGCAGATTTGGAGCTCTGATATGAAGGGATGGATgtgaaggaggaggagatggGCTTTCCTTCTTTTATGAGAAATGAGATGAGCTGCTCTTTTGCTCTAGAGATGGAGGTGGAGACTGGAGAATGTGAATAAAGTTCAAGAGTGTATGTGGAGACTCATATTAATACTTTCTTAAAGAGATAGAACTTAGCTGTGACTAGGAAGGAAAagcttctttgtcttttcttcttttctaatgTTTGGATTCCTTTCATGGGAGACAAGGAAAGCAGGGTATCATCCATATTGACTGAATATTGATATATGGCTTCAGTTTTAGATGGTCTCTATATTGCATGTAGAATTCCATATCACATGTGTTTCCTTGTAATCCAATACTCTCCAAAACTGTAGAGTCCTCATGTATGTATAATAGTTGGATCTCTACAATTGTAGAGGTGTAAAAATACATGTtctaacatggtattagagctttTGGCTCACGCCCCTCCTCTCCTCTGCTCTTCTTTCTCCCCTTACCACCCCTCTCCATTATGCCCATTGAAACTCTATTGGTTGACTCGTCTCCTACCACCATGGCCACCCCTTCCTTCAGCATCTTTGCACATCACTTTCTCCCTAAAACTTTCTGTTAGAGCAAACatcaagaaatacgaaaataaacaaacaatagatatacacaacacagagatttaatgaggttcacacactggtgtggtgtgctacgtcctcgggcaaagaagaagatgtttcactatgcaaaagagagattacatccAAGTAACAGCGAAAAAACTCGCcatgaaaccctagcttgaaaaaccccctaaaatacaatgattttctcaacaagacaacagtacattatatactccaagtcgctgGTCCACCCATTGGGTCACGGtcaatccggtcgaaccataccgcgggggcatatcggcccaacccctctgcttccatcatagatctcagaaaactttccatttgGGTCACCATTAAAATATGTCGGaacaggtcaatcttcaaaatggatcaagaattcgagacaaacttaacactttcttccaaaaaatttctcttttgaaaagCGCAACTAATTTTCTTTCTCAAGGGACATAAACTCTATGGTACATCACTGGATCGGTTCAATGCCCTGTTGATGCTTTTAGCTGCCCTCCAATGGCAAGAACATGACGCAATTATTGTGATTCCTCCTCTTTTTGAATAAGCCCTTTCTCTCATCGTTGACAAAGAAATAATTAAGGAGATTTAGGACTCTCTTACCAGCTCTTATAGTTCCACCTCCAATAAATGCCTCATGTCCCTCTATGTCGGTCTTCATGTATGTCGGTCTTCATGAACTTGTTTAGTAGTTTGATGAGCCTGGGCATAAGCTAAAATTCCACTTGGTTTCAATCTCCATATTCTCACCAAGATTGTCTCCATCCATGTATCACTCTCAATCCATCTCTCTTAGTTTAGTTGTTTTAAAcacattttctcattttctagAACATGTTGAGTCTTCATTGTCTTGTGGTAAAGTGAGAAGTAATATTCTTTTGATTTCTCAATGtcttattaatattaatattaatattattattattattttattttattttattttttgataggtagggagggaagtaggtaacagttAGAAGaatcgaactcgagacctcctagtcagcatagtttttttttgcacaccacagctcaccaattgcgctaggcagttgttgtttcATTGTCTTATTATTGAAAATTATTTAcatcaaatagaaaaatatttttaaaaagacttatttttctttcattttcaagaACACTAAGCCTTCTCGTGGGTTTGCTTAAGACTAAGAAAGGGGAATCTCATATAAATACCAGGAAAAAAGGTTTGATCATATTCATTGGGATTCCGTAAATAGCCCATTCCAAAATTAGAAAGTTGGAAACTTTGGGACTTTTTTGGAGATTGGATTACTAATTTATCCATATTGAAATGATAGAATTTGCaagatgaaaaaagaaatgtgttgtacaagagatttttttttttttttttcaccaacctttgttacaacaagattttacGAACAATCAAAAGATAATCAATTAACAATATATATTATTGATCTCCCTCTATCGGGTAGATAGGCACATAGACGTGAGTAATGTGGGAATAGTAATGGGAGCTTCAAAAATATTTCCAGGGTGAGAGTCAGTGTGAGGTCCATGGTGGCCTCTTTTGGCCATCTAAGCACCACCTGTGTTGCCCTTGTTGTGCCgcttttcttcttcactcttcGTAGCATTGGCAGAAACGAAATATGCAGtgcaaaataataaatgaatgaagCACAATATACCACCGGTGGACATAAAATGACGGTGTGAGAACCCGCATGAgccttttgattttgagtttgCCAATGCCCCTATGATCAGCATCGAGAATCCGACTAGCACTATGATCCTGATCACCATAGCAAAATATGGTTAAGACCACAACTATATTCAGAGCccttacctctctctctctctctctctctctctctctccaacccaAGACCCACAGCCATGCCTCTCTCTccagtcttttctttttttggttgggtTGGGGGTGGTTAGATTTCTCTAGTTGTGGTTTTAAGTAGTTTAGTCATAGGTATGATTTTATTGAAACAAGCTCTCGACATTCTTAGGTTAAGTAGTGTAATTCTTGCTCCCAGACCTTGCACATGTAGGAGTCTCGTACGTTGAGTAtccgtttttttctttttcttctaagtAAAAGGTTTGATTTTATATATACCCCTCGATTATTTGGTACTTTTTTCTACTTAATAACAATATCCTTCATAATAAAATTTGCGATGTCTCCTCATAATATGTTTCATACATGGGAACCCTTTTCAACTAAActtatttatttctctctctctctctctttccaccCACTATCTCCTCATCCCTCTCACCCCTAATATGGATTCCTTATTTCGGTCTTTGCACTATCTTTGCTCCCTCCCCTTTCACATCCAACATATGGCATCTACCCTCACGTGCCTTTGAATCTACATATTTGCTAGTATATACATATAGGGAGAGGGTTAGGCACGTTGCTAGTTTTTGTAGAAGTAATGGTTCAACTAATAGGGGGTCGAGATATAGTGGACATGAATTTtcaaaggagagggagagagagagagtgatacaATCTAAGCACCTAGCAACGTGCCAACCTtattccacacacacacacacacacacatatatatatatatatatataaatataacgAAAATGAGTTCCATTTAAACTCCATTTACTGTTAATCTACATGTATTTTCCCCAATCTATTCATAGTACTAGGTGCACTTATATTCAGTCTAGCAATATGCacactaagccttatcccaacaaaaTTACCACATGGCAGATGTTTGGGCCTATAGGAAATCCAATGGATACGTGTTCAAATCATCCTAGCCGTTGGATGGATAAGATTGAAGTAAGTGATtggcattggagaggatctttttccaaattttgacaGTTAATTAGTAggagaaataataataacagtCAAATCAAAGCAAAATTTTCCTACTGCCCATAATCATAGGCATTGAAATGGTATCCTACTTCGATTAAAtatgatattttgaaaaatactaaaacctaaaaGGGTATTTgcgaaaaggaaaaagattgggtatgctgccgatatcaagtatgctagcacccattgtgtctatctctctcttccctttttctgaaatgacacccatatccttcctgaatgatactccatcatgtgttcctattggtgctatccgctagcatacttgatatcggcggcatacctatttCTCTCCCTTgcgaaaaatactaaaacctaaaaGGGTATTTGCGAACCCACCAGAGAAGCGGATTATTCTATTTCAGTGCATACGATTGCGAGCAGTAGGAAAATTCCGAATGCCTGGTttggaggaatttttttttccatccaaTCATGGGTTTTCCttatgagagagagacagaaaaTGATTAAGTTCGACTTCtattaggcacaccttgggccactcacactggGTGTTTAtatagtgctcttcactgctttcagtgaaagttgaatggttctcattcaagcCCGGTATGATCCAGTCCATGTGATTGTAGGGTCAGTATGGGTCCACGGGACTAACCAGcctgaaggcctggatacccatcgttagccaaaacaaaaagagagagtgagagggagagagagagagagagagagagagagagagagagagagagagagagagagagagagagagagagtgatgaTCGACAGGGAGAACAACAGAGACATACCATGAGACAAAGAGGCAAATCACTGCTAATTGTCTGTTGGCCGAAGCTCTCTCAAACTCATCCTTGGAACAAATACAATTGCAACCCCCCAGCAAGTTTGCAATTACGTGCGCCAGACCCAGAATTGATGCTGCAGCCAAAGCTAACTTGAATGCACCATGGCTTGGTTCTCTGCACTCGAAAATCAACAGTGCCCTTATATGCTTCgcctgtaattttttttttttaaacaataataaatcaggaaagaaaaaaaaggataacCAAGAAAGTGATGATCATGTTCATGTCACTGATCATAATTGAAGCTATATGTGACTCatcatttttctccttttggaTATACAGAACAGAGCTCACTGACCTTGCTTTGTGCGATTTCAGCTTCAATACCAAGTATTCCTGCCACAACATCCATGATAGCAATCAAAAGACAAATGTAAAAACCTGTAGCTCTTCCCATTCTTGCAGGTTTGGAGCTCTGTTCTGAAGGGATGGATGTGAAGGAGATGGGCTTTCCCTCTTTTATGAGAAGAGAAAGCTCTGCTCTTTTTTCTCTAGAGATCTAGAGACTGGAGAATAGGAATAAAGTTCAAAGAGTGTATAGAGATACTATCTCAATGAGATGGGCTTAGCTGTGATTAGGAAGGAAAAGCTTCTTTTGCTTtggcttctcttttcttttcacgGTTCCTTTCatggaagagaaggaaagtagggtatcatccAGCTTAAACAGTGATGACACCTCGAATGTTGGCATGGGGTTTCGGCAATTTCGATTCTATTTTCAGTCTTTTTCAATTGAGATTGATCTTGTACACGACTGTTGAAGCACATGTTAGAGCATCCGAAGAAAGCAGCATAGGCTGTGGAAGGGACAATAACAAAAGCACCACCTCCGTTGATCACCTACCAATTGGAGAAGCTGCATAGGTGGCAGGAACTAATACGAGCTTAGGTACTAATTCGAAGAGTATTCGTTTACCGTTTACCGGGGTCGAGGGCAGCCTGCCCTAGAGGAATTCACAGTAACGGGCATCCCTACCTGATACAGACCCTGAAGAGGTGAGTTTGGATCATCTACCCATATGTGTATGCTACATGTACATCTATAGTTAGGTGATAATTTATGcccattttttatttgcttcatcagattcctttcCATGCACTTTTAATGGCAACAGATGTCATCACCAAACTGTACATGCAACATACATGCACATGGAGGTGTTTTAGGTTCAAATCGACCAATATGATCGATATCCAATCATCACATGTAAATCACTATTTTGTAGCGTAGAGAAAAATAAGGATTATTGAATGGTGTTAAAAGCTATTCATCCTTGTACGTTCATAAATTATATAAGATTTGGGAGAGGGTTTCTTATGTCGACAATTTAGTGGGAATCTCATATTTGCACTAAGCATGGTACATGAAATGGTTTCATTCAATAAGAGACTCACATGGTTAAGATATAAAAAGGCATGGAAAAACATCCTTATACTATCAATCGTGGGGTTTTTTTCGTCATAAGGTTTGtatctcttgatttttttccttttcatattttcgtTAGTGATCATGAAATTCATGATGATATTTAGAAAGCCTTTGCTCTACTAATTGCCGCACTTTATTATAGCATTGATGTCGAATTCTTAACATAGTCCATTCATTTCATTAAGTAGGACTAATTAGAATGAGGACCTGGTTTTTCTTCACCATAATGAAAGAATtctcaataaatttttttgtgtGCCATTAAATGTTTGTGATTCTAGAAGCGAAGAGAACATCACACATTAAAAATTGAGGGAGGATGTCACTTTGTTCTCTTCACCCACAATGAAGGAAATTTTCTCCCTAAGATAatgtccatatatat
This region includes:
- the LOC122070122 gene encoding uncharacterized protein LOC122070122, whose protein sequence is MARATGLYICLFILAMDVVAGILGIEAEIAQNKAKHIRVSIFECKEPSHGAFKLGLAAASILALAHVIANLLGGCVCICSKDQFLKASANRQLQVLCLFLLWIIAAVGLLILIIGVLANSKSKGSCGFSHRHLMFIGGILCFFHGLFCVIYYASANAAKGEEEKRGHRGSRSTGGA
- the LOC122070120 gene encoding uncharacterized protein LOC122070120 — its product is MGRATGFYICLLIAIMDVVAGILGIEAEIAQSKAKHIRALLIFECREPSHGAFKLALAAASILGLAHVIANLLGGCNCICSKDEFERASANRQLAVICLFVSWIIVLVGFSMLIIGALANSKSKGSCGFSHRHFMSTGGILCFIHLLFCTAYFVSANATKSEEEKRHNKGNTGGA